Part of the Bacteroidota bacterium genome is shown below.
ACAATATGAAGAATTTAAATCTTAATTGGTTTTAATGGGATTGTCTTTAATGCTTACCCATTCAGCAATACCACCATCATATACTTTTACATTGGTATATCCGGCAACATACTTTGCTGCAACATAAACAACAGCAGCAAAAATTCCTGTATTGCAATATATAATCACTTCTTTGTCAGCAGTAATTCCATGAGCAGTTAAAACCTCAATTGTCTTATCCTTTGATAAAAACTTACCACCTTTAATAATGTCCTCAAAATGAAGATTAATAGATCCAGGAATATGTCCTTTTGGATCGTATGTACCTTCAGCACCGCTGAACTGAACAGCAGGTCTTGCATCTACTAGCACTTTAGTAGGGTCATTTAAGCCTGATTTCACATAGGCCATATTTACACCTTTTGAAGCATCTGGAGATAAAGAAACAGTTCCCTTCTTACCTTTAGTTGGAGCTGAGGTAACTGCACCCCTGTTCGCCTTCCATGCTTCGAGTTGGCCATCTAAAATTTTGATATTTGAGTAACCCAAATAATCTAAAATCCAAAAAACACGACTGGAATATTTTCCACTCTTGGCATCGTATAAAATAATAGTTTTATCAGGAGTGAGCCCATGTGATCCAAGCATTG
Proteins encoded:
- a CDS encoding sulfurtransferase, which codes for MKKLLFVCFILSLLFSPKLKAQQLINASDLAKVYKNAEVLVVDVRKAKDYATLHITKSVNLDHKSFYQDGAISGLLKDASALYAMLGSHGLTPDKTIILYDAKSGKYSSRVFWILDYLGYSNIKILDGQLEAWKANRGAVTSAPTKGKKGTVSLSPDASKGVNMAYVKSGLNDPTKVLVDARPAVQFSGAEGTYDPKGHIPGSINLHFEDIIKGGKFLSKDKTIEVLTAHGITADKEVIIYCNTGIFAAVVYVAAKYVAGYTNVKVYDGGIAEWVSIKDNPIKTN